From one Anaerotruncus rubiinfantis genomic stretch:
- a CDS encoding metal ABC transporter permease has translation MIELVRGLFSYGFLTRAVIVGTLVALCAALLGVSLVLKRYSMIGDGLSHVGFGALSVAMALNVAPLAVSTPVVILAAFLLLRLSEQSKIKGDAAIGLIASSALAIGVIVTSLTSGMNADVNGYLFGSILAMSKGDVFLSLVLSAFVLVLFVLFYNKIFAVTFDEAFAQATGTNARIYNMLIALLTAVTIVVGMRIMGAMLISSLIIFPALTAMRVCRSFKGVVVTAAAVSVICFFGGMLGSFAFSTPAGATIVVANIVMFLLFTLAGVLKNRMF, from the coding sequence ATGATTGAGCTGGTCCGCGGACTTTTTTCGTATGGTTTTCTTACCCGCGCGGTCATCGTGGGCACACTGGTCGCGCTTTGTGCGGCGCTGCTGGGGGTGAGCTTAGTCCTCAAGCGCTATTCGATGATTGGGGATGGGCTTTCGCATGTGGGCTTTGGCGCGCTGTCGGTTGCGATGGCGTTGAATGTCGCACCACTGGCCGTTTCCACGCCGGTGGTGATCCTTGCGGCATTCCTGCTTCTGCGCCTCAGCGAACAGAGTAAAATCAAGGGCGACGCGGCCATCGGGCTTATCGCTTCGAGCGCGCTGGCAATCGGCGTGATTGTCACCTCGCTCACCTCCGGAATGAATGCCGATGTAAACGGCTATCTGTTCGGCAGCATCCTTGCGATGAGCAAAGGGGATGTGTTCCTGTCGCTGGTGCTTTCGGCATTTGTGCTGGTGCTGTTCGTACTCTTTTATAATAAGATTTTTGCGGTGACCTTTGACGAGGCGTTCGCGCAGGCCACCGGCACCAACGCGAGGATCTACAATATGCTGATCGCCTTGCTGACCGCTGTGACCATCGTGGTTGGTATGCGGATTATGGGCGCGATGCTCATATCAAGCCTCATCATTTTTCCCGCGCTCACCGCCATGCGTGTCTGCCGCAGTTTTAAAGGCGTGGTAGTCACCGCGGCCGCTGTTTCGGTAATCTGCTTTTTTGGCGGGATGCTTGGGTCGTTTGCTTTTTCCACACCCGCTGGCGCGACCATCGTGGTTGCGAACATTGTGATGTTCCTACTGTTTACGCTGGCAGGCGTCCTGAAAAACCGGATGTTTTAA